The nucleotide window ATCCCGTTGGCTGAAAAGCTGCTCTCCACGCCGGGATTGAAGGCCTATGCCAAGGGGTATCGGGCGGAGGCAACGGCCGTGTTCCACCAACTGCGGGCCATCATCTCCCGCTTCATAGACTTCGACCATTCCCTGGCCGACCAGGAGACGATGGCCGACTTCATCGCCTGCTACATCCTGGCGACCTGGTTCCTCGACGCCTTCACCGTTAGCAGCTACCTCTGGCCCAACGGCGACCGGGGCAGCGGCAAGACCCAACTACTCATCCTGATTGCTGAGTTGTCCTATCTGGGCTACCTGATCCAGGCCAGCGGCTCCTTCGCCGCCCTGCGCGACCTGGCCGACTACGGCGCGACGCTGGCTTTCGACGACGCCGAAGACCTTGCCGAACCCCGCAGCACCAGCGCCGAAAAGCGGGCGTTGCTCCTGGCGGGCAACCGGCGTGGCAGCACCATCCCGCTCAAAGAGAAAGACGCCAACCAGAATTGGGTGACGCGCCACGTCAATACCTTCTCCTTTCGGCTCTTCTCGGCCATCCATCTGCCGGACAACGTGCTGGCCAGCCGCACCATCATCGTGCCGCTCATCCGCACACCCGACCGTTACCGGGCCAACGCCGACCCGTTGGAAGAAGAGTTGTGGCCGCATCCGAAACGGCCGTTACTCGACGACCTCTGGCGGCTGGCGCTAACCCACCTGTTAGAGATGAAGCAGGTCGAAGCCGTGGTCAACCAGGAAGCGCGCCTGACCGGACGCAATCTGGAACCATGGCGGGCCATCCTGGCCGTCGCCCGCTGGCTGGATGGGCAGGGCTGTATCGGGTTATGGCTGCGGTTGGAGCAGCTTTCCTGGCAGTACCAAAACGAACGACCGCAGTTGGAAACAGACGATTTCACCTCACTGGTGATTCGAGGGTTGGCGCAATTGTGTGCCAACTGTGCCAGGTGTGCCAACTGTGCCAACCATGTAGAGAACACGGGCGGCGCGCATTGGCTGTTTTGCGCCAGTCAGCTGGCGGAACAACTGGTGGAGATGGCAGCCGACGACGCGCAAATCTCTCTGGAGCGGCAAATGAGCCGGAAGATAGGGATAGCCCTGCACAAAATGCGCTTGCAGAAGCCGCCTCGCTCTGGTGGGCAGGGGAATCGCCACTGGTTAATCACCTTGACTGAGCTAAAGCGTTGGACAGCGGCCTATGGTATTTCGTTACCGGAATCGTTAGCGGAGTAAATCGCCACTCTTTCGCCGAAGTTGGCACAGTTGGCACGGTTGGCACAGTTGGCACAACTGAAGCATTCAGTTTGGACCTTAACAACAGAATAATCGAGAATGCCAATTGCACAGGCGGAGTAAAGCGGTAGAATCTGCCCCATGACTGTTGACTGGATTACAACGCGCGAAGCAGTCGAGTTGAGTGGGTATCATCCCTATCATCTTCGACGGCTCATGCGTGCTGGTACTATCCAATCGCGCAAATTCGGTCATGTCTGGCAAATCAGTCGCCAATCCCTATTGGATTACATTCAGGACGCCGAGAGTTCTACCGATAAGCGAAAAGGACCTAAACGGTAGACAAGACGCTCTAAAAAAGCTAGAATATGTTACATATTGTAACATAATGACTTCTGAAAACGGGCTGCATACGTGCTGACGACACACATGCAACCCTAACCCTTCCGCTGGAGTAAGCAGCGAACGGGCTGGCCGAATTTTAGCACGTGTGTCACGTAGGTGACACCGGCAAAACGGGCAACCCTTCGCATATCTGTGATTTGGTTGCCCGTTTTGCGTTTCTGGGTGGTTCACCCATCCCGATTCGGCCATCTACGAGCAGCCTTATCGCTGGCATCAGCCGCGGCGGTAAGGCTTTTTCTTTTCCTGGAGGTGCAGATGAAAGCAAACGTGCAGATTGGCGTCACCGTTCTCTCCCTGCTGGCCCTGTTGACTTATACCCTGGTTCATACCGGCGGCTTGTTGGCCCGCTACGTACACCCGGCGGCTATTGGCTATATCGCTGCCTTTGGCATCGAGGCGGCCGTGGTTAGCCTTTCCCTGCGGATTGGCGAACTGCGGCGCAGCAAACAATCCACCGGGTTTTTCTTGTTTGTGCTTATCTCTGTGGTGGTTGTCTCGGCCGTTGCCAACATTGCCGAAGGGTTTACGGCCGTGCAAGGCGAACAGCTCACCAGCCAGACCATCCGGCAACTGGATGCTATCCAGGCGTTCATCGGCCTGGCGGCGACGGGACTCATTTCCCTCATCGTCCTGGCCCTGGCAGAAATCCTGGGGACGGATGTGGAAACGGCCGTCAAACAAGCCGAACGTGACCGTAAACGTCAACCGTCAACCGGGACGGCACAGGCGAAAACGGCCGTACCGTCAGGCAGCCCTCAGCCAGACAATGCTGAAACGCCTGTCAGTATTGAACGGGCGCGAGCGGCCAAAGCGGAAAAAGACGCCGTTAGCAAAACGGAGGCCATGAACACCCTGCTGCTCTTTGTGAATGAGAATCCAGACGCCAGTCTGTCCCACATTGGACAGCAAATTGACCGGTCTAAAACGACCGTGTCCAACTATGTGCGCGAATTGGAACAGGACGGTCGTTTGCAACGAAACGGTAACGGGTGGCAAGTCTTGTCATGAAATCGCTCGGGTCAGTTCTCCTTTTACTCCTCCTGTGCCTTGCCGCCTTCGGCCTGATAGTCAGCAGCGTGGGCAAACACGCTGTTGATGCCTGGGCCGAACAGGCGGCGCAGCCACCCAGCGTTACCGACACCATCATGCAGAGCCGGCAAACTCCGCCTGTTGAGCCGAAGTACCGTCGCCACGGCGCCTGGTTTGGCGCGGGTTTGTTGGCCTTGGTGGTGTTGGTGATTGGCTCACTGCTCTTCATCATGCACGGCGGCACGGAATTCCTGCGGCAGTGGCGATTGGCCCGGAAACGGCCGTCGCCCCGCCCGCGCCAACCCATCCCACAGTCGCCCTACACAACCGATTGGGCCGAACTCCCCCACGTACCAACGCTGCGCTATCTGCCGGAGGTGGACGATGAACAAAGTCTGGATTCCTGGGATTAGTCTGCTCTTGCTGCTGTTGGTCGCGTGCGTCGCGCCATCGGGCGGTGGGTATCTCCTCACACCGGATGCCGCCGCCACCCTGTCAGCCGCCGACGCGGTCCACCGGCAGGCGGCCAATGCCGCCACCGCGCAGGCCGCGGAGTTAACCCGGCAGTCGGCGCAGGCCACCCAACAGGCGTTAATGGTCACGCAAACGGCCGTTGCCATCGCCACCGCTACCGCCCAAACCATCGCCCAAGCGCAAACGGCCACCACCGAATCCATCACCGTGCGGGCCAGCGAACAGGCGTTGTCCGCCGAAGCGACTTTTTCAGCGATTGCGGCCCAGGCGACAGGAACGGCCGTGGCCCAGGCGGCCATCGCCGAACAACATCTGGTCGAAGACGAAGCCCGTAGACTGGCCTTGCAGCGACAATCGGAAGCCGCCGCCCTCGAATACCGGCAAACCATGAACCGCCTCAAACCCTACTTCTGGGGTGGGTTAGTGCTGGCGCTGGTCATCCTGGCAGGCGGCGTGGGCTATCACCTCTACCAACGCTCTCGCCCCATCACCGTCACCGACGTGAGCGGCCCGCGGGTGCTGATTCCGGCCAATAGCTGGCAGGTGTTACCCGCCCGCCCATCCCAACGCGCTTTGCCAGCGCCGGCAGAGGAGGGGGAAACGGCCGTGACCCCCATTCCACTACCCCCATTAATCCACGGCCACATCCTCATCGCCGGCGAAACCGGCAGCGGCAAAAGCACGGCCATGCTCGCCGTCCTGCGCCGACGGCCGCAGGTCGTCGTCCTCGACCCCCACGACACGCCCGGCAGTTGGGGCAACGCCCAGGTCATTGGCGGTGGGCGGGACTTTGAGAGCATCGGCCGTTACATGCAGCAGATGCGCCTCATGCTCAGCCAGCGTTACAGCCAACGGGCGCAGGGAATGGCGCAGTTTGAACCGCTAACCGTCGCCACCGATGAAATGCCGGCCATCGTCGCTGCTCTGGGCCGCCAGGTAGATGAGGTGTGGCGTGAGTGGCTGCGCGAAGGGCGCAAGGTCGGCCTCTTCTTCGTCGTCTCCACCCAAAGTACGCGCGTCAAAACGCTGGGAATCCGCGGTGAAGGCGACTTGCTGGAGAACTTCAACTACGTCCTGCTCCTGGGCAAATTGGCCGTGACCCAATACCCCGACCTGGCGCGTCCCATGGATTGGCCCGCCATCCTGCGCACCAACCGGGGCATCCGCCCCGTCCACATCGAACGAACGCCAGCACAACCTACCGGCCCCCAGGCGGGCAACTCCCCCATCTTCATCGCCCCTGTTCCCCAGCCAACCGACTTCGCCGACCCTAACAATCTCACCGAAACCATTCGGGAACGCATTCGCCAACTGGCGCGGGAACTGCCCAGTCAGGCGGCCGTGGAACGAGCCGTCTTCGGTTACAACGGTGGCGCGGCTTATCGCGCCGTGAAAGAAGTCCTTGATACGAGCGGTAATAACAACAGCTCTACGACGACACGCACCAACTCGCATTCTCCTCTACGGTAGTAGCGGTAGTAGTAGCGCTACACACCTGTAGAGGCTCTACCAGATTCAGGAACTGTTATGAACACAGCCCGTGCTCCCCCCTAAATCGAAAACCTACAAGGAGGCCATAACCTATGGCGAAATACACCTTTTTTCAAGGTCAAGTATTCGTGGATGAGAGCGCTTACGCGCCGATCCTCAAGAAACCCAAACAAGCGACAGAAATCTCAGTCTTATTGATGGTGCGGGAAACCGCCCCCAATCCCAAAAAGGAGAACAGAAGCAATGAACGACAAGAATCCGAATCAGAATAAACGTATCCGATTTGCCGTCTACACCCGGTATTCTTCAGAACTTCAGAATGACTTGAGCCTGGAGGCGCAGGAAGACCGCTGCCGCCGGACGATTGCCGAACGGGGTGGCGTGGTCGTTAACGTGTACAGCGATGGCGCGAAAACTGGCTGGAGCCTTGAACGGGAAGGGTTCATGAACTTGCGTCGTGCGGCCGAACGCGGCCGTTTCGACGCGGTGATGTTCTGGAAATTCGATCGGCTGGCACGAGATCATGACCATGCCGTGATGATAAAAATGTTGTTACGGCACGAATATGGCCTGAAGCTCTATTGCGTCGAAGGTTTTTCCGAAGATGAAAGCGACTCCCCCTATACTGCCATGATGGAGCAGATGCTCGCCGTCTTTTCAGCGTTCTATTCCAAGAACCTGAGCAGTGAGACCAAAAGAGGTAAGTATCAACGGGTGTCAAAAGGCGAATTCAACGGCAGCATTCCCCCGTTAGGCTATGACCTGGTCACTCTGGACAACAGAGATGAAGAACGCCAGCCGGGATTGCATATTAATCTGCGGCAAGCCGCTATCGTTCGTCGTGCCTTTCGCATGTATGCAACAGGGGAGCATAGCGATCTGACCATCGCTCAATGGATGAACCGGCGGCGCGTCATTCAGCAACTGCGGCAGGATAAAAAACCCATCGGTAAAGACACCGTGCGCGACATACTGCAAAACCAGATCTATACCGGTCGCGTTCCCTATGCGGAAACCCTCTACGCCGGAACGTTGGGGCAGGGCAAGAAGTCGAATCGTCATCGCAAGCAGTGGTTTGAGGGCAAACATCAGGGCTTCATTTCCGATGAACTCTTTGAAAGATGCCAGGAAGTACGTCAACACCTTACCCGGTTGCGCAACGCCCCGACGACAATACGAACTTACGTGTTGCGCGACAGGGTTTACTGTGCCCGTTGTGTGGCAACCCGTCCTAAAGGGTTAGTAGATGCCAACTACGGCAAAATGCGACCCGCCTGGGATCATCGTCGTGACAGAGGTCATTATCGCTGTATGGCGCGAGACAGAGGCTACCATCGTTGCGAACAAGGCTATGCAGCTATAGACAAGGTAGACGAGCAGGTGGTACGCGCTTTGGTGCAGGTGAAAATACCGGAAGGGTTCCAGGAACGGGTTGAGGAAGCGATCCGCAGCCGGGTTGAACATGCGGAAGCATTACGACGGATGGCGGAAATCGAGGAGGTTGTCAAACGAATAGACTTCAGTTGGGAGCAGGGGTTCCTAACGCCGGAGAATTACATCGGCAAGCGAAGCCAGTTACAGAAAGAGATTGACTCGCTGCGGCCCGTAGATTATGACGATCTGGTCGAGGCGGCTGATTTGCTGGAGAACTTTCAATCTTACTGGGATGCTTGTGAAAACGTGCCGAAACCGGAAGAAGCGCGTCAGCAATTGTTGGCGAAGATTGTGGATCGAATCTTTGTCTACGATGATCGGGTCATCGCTATCGCCTTACATGGGGACTTTAGCATTGTCATTGACAATGAGACGGCGGCATCGGATGAAGTGATTGAGGGCTTGAGGACAGAAATGAAAAAGGGTGCAAGTGAATCTGATTCAACTTGCACCCGGAACGGGAGCGACGGGGATCGAACCCGCGATCTTCGGCTTGACAGGCCGACGTGTTAACCACTACACCACGCCCCCTAGAGCGACTGGGATATTATCAAAAACCAGGGGGGCTGTCAATATCAATTGCCCGGAAAATCTCAAGCCCGGGTCATCTCTTTGCCGCCGTTTTCTGGCTTAACAACCCATCCACGGCCGTTACCGCCTCTTCCACCGCTACCCCCACATCCCAACTAAACGGCCGTCCCGCTTCCCCCGCCGCCTGCCAATCATGCCACAACGCCACCA belongs to Candidatus Leptovillus gracilis and includes:
- a CDS encoding helix-turn-helix domain-containing protein, which encodes MTVDWITTREAVELSGYHPYHLRRLMRAGTIQSRKFGHVWQISRQSLLDYIQDAESSTDKRKGPKR
- a CDS encoding DUF3854 domain-containing protein, whose translation is MTDLAAHHLTLLRQTSGISDEVIAVRGYRTITDEAELAAMGFAPRQRRVPGLLLPLHTTNGRADSALYRPDNPRLVENHRQRHADGTHPQHAIEYEMPQGQTVQVDCPPLCRPQLADSSIPLFITDGQKKADALVSRGACAIALTGIWNWKSRSEYGGTTFTNDLGAIAWKNRPVYLVFDSDVMTRQGVRQALERFTDHLKRKQAVVSHIYLPPLHDGQTGVDDWLVATGKGIPDLVALAVGPRPEPKAAAPKVELLDEAPARMTRPLALINGRAYVATWCYVRVTQTETQKKDGTIVRHDPPRQSHEKRLFIIRDDGVIFGEGGQKPHDKLALELVLPEIPLAEKLLSTPGLKAYAKGYRAEATAVFHQLRAIISRFIDFDHSLADQETMADFIACYILATWFLDAFTVSSYLWPNGDRGSGKTQLLILIAELSYLGYLIQASGSFAALRDLADYGATLAFDDAEDLAEPRSTSAEKRALLLAGNRRGSTIPLKEKDANQNWVTRHVNTFSFRLFSAIHLPDNVLASRTIIVPLIRTPDRYRANADPLEEELWPHPKRPLLDDLWRLALTHLLEMKQVEAVVNQEARLTGRNLEPWRAILAVARWLDGQGCIGLWLRLEQLSWQYQNERPQLETDDFTSLVIRGLAQLCANCARCANCANHVENTGGAHWLFCASQLAEQLVEMAADDAQISLERQMSRKIGIALHKMRLQKPPRSGGQGNRHWLITLTELKRWTAAYGISLPESLAE
- a CDS encoding ATP-binding protein: MNKVWIPGISLLLLLLVACVAPSGGGYLLTPDAAATLSAADAVHRQAANAATAQAAELTRQSAQATQQALMVTQTAVAIATATAQTIAQAQTATTESITVRASEQALSAEATFSAIAAQATGTAVAQAAIAEQHLVEDEARRLALQRQSEAAALEYRQTMNRLKPYFWGGLVLALVILAGGVGYHLYQRSRPITVTDVSGPRVLIPANSWQVLPARPSQRALPAPAEEGETAVTPIPLPPLIHGHILIAGETGSGKSTAMLAVLRRRPQVVVLDPHDTPGSWGNAQVIGGGRDFESIGRYMQQMRLMLSQRYSQRAQGMAQFEPLTVATDEMPAIVAALGRQVDEVWREWLREGRKVGLFFVVSTQSTRVKTLGIRGEGDLLENFNYVLLLGKLAVTQYPDLARPMDWPAILRTNRGIRPVHIERTPAQPTGPQAGNSPIFIAPVPQPTDFADPNNLTETIRERIRQLARELPSQAAVERAVFGYNGGAAYRAVKEVLDTSGNNNSSTTTRTNSHSPLR